One window of the Allosaccharopolyspora coralli genome contains the following:
- a CDS encoding Tn3 family transposase, with protein sequence MPVEFLTDEQVARFGCFGEAPSQAELERFFFLDDADRALVGRHRGEHNRLGFALQLATVRYLGMFLADPLEVPTAVVDFLASQLETTDPSRVKTYAQRQATQWEHAAEIRRECGYRDFGDASAEVDEFVAARAWTRVETAKALFDATVAWLRSNRVLLPGASVLARLVAGHRDQTTEQMHASLHQAAIAADPELPGRLTELLAVPEDSRISELERLRRGPTRVSGRSMTEALHRASELAGLGTNAVDVAAVPVNRLEALARDGLSAKAQAIERREPRRRTATLVAAVRSLSSTAVDDALDVFAALMADKLIKAAERTSRDAKLASLPRLNRASSTLASVGRVLQNLSESAESDTLAFSQVWAAIEEVVDRRRLAAAVDTVDELAPVQVDDDAAWRAELVSRWAVVRPFLPLLAEVIPFGASPAGQSVLDAVIELPELIGRKKVRASEIRDDLVVGSWRKLVAGGPELDPGCVDKHAYALCVLEALHKALRHREVYARDSKRWGDPRARLLEGEAWERIRPQVLTGLKLTEDAQAHLDEQATGLDAAWRHFGARIDTDTGDGRVRVETGRDGRAQIRVDALEKLDEPPSLLALRERVEQMMPQVDLPELLLEVHARTGYLAEFTHASGGESRMDEAELSLAAVLVAEATNVGYKPVARPRHRALNRARLSHVEQNYLRAETLRAANARLIEAQADLPLAQLWGGGMVASVDGMRFVVPTQTVYAGHNPRYFGRKRGATWLNAINDQVAGIGATVVPGTQRDSLYQLDVLLNPDHGRRPELVTSDTAGYSDMVFGLYRICGMAYAPRLANLADTRFWRIDPAADYGAVNDLARHRIQLGRISPHWPEMLRIAGSLVTGTVRAYDLIRSLGRDGNPTPLGQALAEYGRIAKTQHLLAVADPDDDTYQRSLNAQLNTTESRHRLARKLCFGHRGELRQSYQEGMEDQLGALGLVLNAVVLWNTTYLGAAVEQLRAQGYPVSDADAARLSPLIDTHLNVHGAYTFFLPQLAGLRPLRDPQAGSDEDESS encoded by the coding sequence GTGCCGGTGGAGTTTTTGACCGATGAGCAGGTAGCCCGGTTCGGCTGCTTCGGTGAGGCACCGTCGCAGGCGGAGCTGGAGCGGTTCTTCTTCCTCGATGACGCCGACCGGGCGCTGGTCGGGCGGCACCGCGGCGAGCACAACCGCCTGGGGTTTGCCCTGCAGCTGGCCACGGTGCGGTATTTGGGGATGTTCCTGGCGGATCCGCTGGAGGTGCCCACTGCGGTGGTGGACTTCCTCGCGTCGCAGTTGGAGACCACTGACCCGTCGCGAGTGAAGACGTATGCCCAGCGGCAAGCCACGCAGTGGGAGCATGCCGCAGAGATTCGCCGCGAGTGCGGCTATCGCGACTTCGGAGACGCCTCCGCCGAGGTGGATGAGTTCGTGGCCGCGCGGGCGTGGACGCGGGTGGAGACCGCGAAAGCGCTGTTCGACGCCACCGTGGCGTGGCTGCGCTCGAACCGGGTGCTGCTGCCCGGCGCCAGCGTGCTGGCCCGGCTGGTGGCCGGGCACCGGGATCAGACCACAGAGCAGATGCACGCCAGCCTGCACCAGGCGGCCATCGCCGCGGATCCCGAGCTGCCGGGAAGACTCACGGAGTTGCTGGCGGTGCCCGAGGATTCCCGCATTTCGGAGTTGGAGCGGCTGCGGCGCGGGCCGACGCGGGTGTCCGGCCGGAGCATGACCGAGGCGCTGCACCGGGCCTCGGAGTTGGCCGGGCTGGGCACGAACGCGGTGGATGTTGCTGCGGTGCCGGTGAACCGGCTGGAAGCCCTGGCCCGGGACGGGTTGTCGGCCAAGGCCCAGGCCATCGAGCGTCGCGAGCCGCGGCGGCGCACGGCCACGCTGGTCGCGGCGGTGCGCAGCCTGTCGAGTACGGCGGTGGATGACGCGTTGGATGTGTTTGCCGCGTTGATGGCGGACAAGCTCATCAAGGCCGCTGAGCGCACCAGCAGGGATGCGAAGTTGGCCAGTCTGCCGCGCTTGAACAGGGCCTCGAGCACGCTGGCTTCGGTGGGCAGGGTGCTGCAGAACCTCAGCGAGTCCGCCGAGTCCGACACCCTGGCTTTCAGTCAGGTTTGGGCGGCGATCGAGGAAGTCGTGGATCGCCGGCGCCTGGCTGCCGCGGTGGATACGGTCGACGAGCTCGCTCCGGTGCAGGTCGATGATGATGCCGCGTGGCGAGCCGAGCTGGTCTCGCGGTGGGCGGTGGTGCGACCGTTTCTGCCGCTGCTGGCCGAGGTCATCCCGTTCGGCGCGAGTCCGGCCGGGCAATCGGTGTTGGACGCCGTTATCGAGCTGCCCGAGCTGATCGGTCGCAAGAAGGTCCGAGCTTCGGAGATCCGCGATGATCTGGTCGTCGGGTCGTGGCGCAAGCTCGTGGCCGGCGGTCCGGAGCTGGATCCGGGGTGCGTGGACAAGCACGCCTACGCGCTGTGCGTGCTGGAAGCGCTGCACAAGGCGCTGCGGCACCGCGAGGTCTACGCCCGCGACTCGAAACGCTGGGGTGACCCGCGCGCCCGGCTGCTGGAAGGCGAAGCGTGGGAACGGATCCGCCCGCAGGTGCTGACGGGGCTGAAACTCACTGAGGACGCCCAGGCCCACCTCGACGAGCAGGCCACGGGGCTGGATGCGGCCTGGCGCCACTTCGGCGCCCGGATCGACACCGACACTGGCGACGGCCGCGTGCGGGTCGAAACCGGCCGCGACGGGCGCGCCCAGATTCGGGTGGACGCGCTGGAAAAGCTCGACGAACCGCCGTCGCTGCTGGCGTTGCGGGAGCGGGTCGAGCAGATGATGCCGCAGGTCGACCTGCCCGAGTTGCTGCTGGAGGTCCACGCCCGCACCGGCTACCTCGCGGAGTTCACCCACGCCTCCGGCGGCGAATCCCGCATGGATGAGGCCGAGCTGTCGCTGGCGGCCGTGCTCGTGGCTGAGGCGACCAACGTCGGCTACAAACCCGTCGCCCGGCCCCGGCACCGGGCGCTGAATCGGGCACGCCTGTCGCACGTCGAGCAGAACTACCTGCGCGCCGAGACACTGCGCGCGGCCAACGCCCGGTTGATCGAGGCCCAGGCCGATCTTCCGCTGGCCCAGCTGTGGGGCGGTGGGATGGTCGCTTCGGTCGACGGGATGCGCTTCGTCGTTCCCACCCAGACCGTCTACGCCGGGCACAACCCGCGTTACTTCGGCCGTAAACGCGGCGCCACCTGGCTCAACGCCATCAACGATCAGGTGGCCGGCATCGGCGCCACGGTCGTACCGGGCACCCAGCGGGACTCGCTGTACCAGCTCGATGTGCTGCTCAACCCCGACCACGGGCGCCGGCCCGAGCTGGTCACCTCGGACACCGCCGGGTATTCGGACATGGTCTTCGGGCTGTACCGGATCTGCGGCATGGCCTACGCACCCCGGCTGGCAAACCTGGCCGACACCCGGTTCTGGCGCATCGACCCCGCCGCGGATTACGGCGCCGTGAACGATCTGGCCCGGCACCGGATCCAGCTGGGCCGGATCAGTCCGCACTGGCCGGAAATGCTGCGCATCGCCGGATCACTGGTCACCGGCACCGTGCGCGCCTACGACCTGATCCGCTCGCTGGGCCGCGACGGCAACCCGACCCCGCTGGGCCAAGCGCTCGCCGAATACGGCCGCATCGCCAAGACCCAGCACCTGCTGGCCGTGGCGGACCCGGACGACGACACCTACCAGCGCTCGCTGAACGCCCAGCTCAACACCACCGAATCCCGCCACCGCCTGGCCCGCAAGCTCTGCTTCGGCCACCGCGGCGAACTCCGCCAGAGCTATCAGGAAGGTATGGAAGACCAGCTCGGCGCGCTCGGACTCGTGCTCAACGCCGTGGTGCTGTGGAACACCACCTACCTGGGCGCCGCCGTAGAACAGCTCCGCGCCCAGGGCTACCCGGTCTCCGACGCCGACGCCGCCCGGCTATCGCCGCTGATCGACACGCACCTCAACGTCCACGGGGCCTACACGTTCTTCCTGCCGCAGTTGGCCGGTCTGCGCCCGCTGCGAGATCCACAGGCCGGCTCTGACGAGGACGAAAGCTCATGA
- a CDS encoding MerR family DNA-binding protein: MSSPTFTAGQAARQAGLSRKAMRVYEAKGLVGEPRRSPAGYRLFTAEDVATLGFVRQARTLGLRLDDIAEILTLHRDGATPCPSVRHLLDQRITEIDTAIADLTALRASLTRARDTEPAQEASEPEAVCSLVERTASGCQPGVDDAAPPGRGR; encoded by the coding sequence ATGAGCTCGCCTACGTTCACCGCCGGGCAGGCTGCCCGTCAGGCTGGCCTGTCCCGCAAGGCGATGCGGGTCTACGAGGCCAAGGGGCTCGTGGGCGAACCGCGGCGCAGTCCGGCCGGGTACCGGCTGTTCACCGCCGAGGACGTGGCCACACTGGGATTCGTGCGCCAGGCCCGCACCCTCGGGCTGCGCCTGGACGACATCGCCGAGATCCTCACCCTGCACCGCGACGGCGCCACCCCGTGCCCGTCGGTGCGCCACCTGCTCGATCAGCGCATTACTGAGATCGACACCGCGATCGCCGACCTCACCGCCCTGCGGGCCAGCCTCACCCGTGCCCGCGACACCGAGCCAGCACAGGAAGCTTCCGAGCCGGAGGCGGTGTGCTCGCTCGTCGAGCGCACCGCCTCCGGCTGCCAGCCAGGTGTTGACGATGCGGCGCCGCCGGGTAGAGGCCGGTAG
- a CDS encoding arsenate reductase/protein-tyrosine-phosphatase family protein has translation MAAALLAHHAQGRVAVRSAGSTPASEVNPAVVEVMNELGIDVSQEFPKKLTTESVEASDVVITMGCGDACPVFPGKRYLDWQLDDPAGQSAEAIRPIRDDIDTRVRSLLAELVPTT, from the coding sequence ATGGCCGCCGCCCTGCTGGCCCACCACGCCCAAGGTCGCGTGGCCGTGCGCTCGGCCGGATCCACCCCCGCCAGTGAGGTCAACCCCGCCGTCGTCGAGGTCATGAACGAGTTGGGCATCGACGTCTCCCAGGAATTCCCGAAGAAGCTGACCACCGAATCGGTCGAGGCCTCCGACGTGGTCATCACCATGGGCTGCGGAGACGCGTGTCCGGTGTTCCCGGGCAAGCGCTACCTCGACTGGCAACTTGACGACCCCGCCGGCCAGTCCGCTGAGGCCATCCGCCCCATCCGCGACGACATCGACACCCGCGTGCGCAGCCTGCTCGCCGAGTTGGTCCCCACCACCTGA
- the arsB gene encoding ACR3 family arsenite efflux transporter yields MTQTAPAERAVAANMSRFDRFLPVWIGAAMVLGLLAGRFIPGLNTALNSLHVVSGVSLPIFIGLLVMMYPVLAKVRYDRLDTVTSDKRLLVSSLLVNWIAGPAVMFALAWTFLPDLPEYRTGLIIVGLARCIAMVIIWNDLACGDREAAAVLVALNSVFQVLAFAGLGWFYLNVLPGWLGLAQVGLDVSAWQIAQSVLIFLGIPLIAGYLSRRFGERAKGRQWYETRFLPKIGPIAPYGLLFTIVVLFSLQGDAITSQPLDVARIALPLLAYFVIMWAGTFALGKGLRMSYERSTTLAFTAAGNNFELAIAVAIATFGVTSGQALAGVVGPLIEVPVLVGLVYVSLAARRWFAPNPSTSVTAASVSERQ; encoded by the coding sequence ATGACGCAGACAGCACCCGCGGAACGAGCTGTTGCGGCGAACATGTCCCGGTTCGACCGATTCCTGCCGGTCTGGATCGGGGCGGCCATGGTGCTCGGTCTGCTGGCCGGGCGGTTCATCCCCGGGCTGAACACCGCGTTGAACTCGCTGCACGTGGTCTCCGGGGTATCGCTGCCGATCTTCATCGGGTTGCTGGTGATGATGTATCCGGTGCTGGCCAAGGTCCGCTACGACCGGCTGGATACCGTCACCAGCGACAAACGACTGCTGGTGTCCTCACTGCTGGTCAACTGGATCGCCGGCCCGGCGGTGATGTTCGCGCTGGCCTGGACTTTCCTGCCCGACCTTCCCGAGTACCGCACGGGACTGATCATCGTCGGGCTGGCCCGCTGCATCGCCATGGTCATCATCTGGAACGACCTCGCCTGCGGCGACCGCGAGGCCGCTGCCGTGCTCGTGGCGCTGAACTCGGTCTTCCAAGTCCTGGCCTTCGCCGGACTCGGCTGGTTCTACCTCAACGTCCTACCCGGCTGGCTCGGATTGGCCCAGGTCGGCCTCGACGTCTCCGCCTGGCAGATCGCCCAATCCGTGCTGATCTTCCTCGGCATCCCCCTGATCGCCGGCTACCTATCCCGCCGGTTCGGGGAGCGCGCCAAGGGCCGCCAGTGGTACGAGACGCGGTTCCTGCCCAAGATCGGCCCGATCGCACCGTACGGGCTGCTGTTCACCATCGTCGTGCTGTTCTCCCTGCAAGGAGACGCGATCACCAGCCAGCCCCTCGACGTCGCCCGCATCGCGCTGCCGCTGCTGGCCTACTTCGTGATCATGTGGGCGGGCACGTTCGCTCTGGGCAAGGGCCTGCGGATGTCCTACGAGCGCTCGACCACCTTGGCGTTCACCGCCGCCGGCAACAACTTCGAACTGGCCATCGCCGTCGCGATCGCCACCTTCGGCGTCACCAGTGGCCAAGCCCTGGCCGGCGTGGTCGGCCCGCTCATCGAGGTTCCGGTACTCGTCGGACTGGTCTACGTGTCGCTGGCCGCACGCCGCTGGTTCGCGCCCAACCCCAGCACGTCAGTGACCGCTGCCAGCGTGTCCGAGCGGCAGTAA
- a CDS encoding ArsR/SmtB family transcription factor codes for MSKQQEEDREQVLCCSPVMRQPLSEDQSVELARVFKAIGEPVRLRLLSLIASHAGGEACVCDLTDAFELSGPTISHHLKVLREAGVITGDRRGTWIYYRVRTEMLTVLSELLVPAEHGVVPA; via the coding sequence ATGTCGAAACAGCAGGAAGAAGATCGGGAGCAGGTGTTGTGCTGCTCGCCGGTGATGCGCCAACCCTTGAGCGAGGACCAGTCGGTTGAGTTGGCGCGGGTGTTCAAGGCGATTGGTGAGCCGGTGCGGCTGCGCCTGCTGTCGCTGATCGCCTCGCACGCCGGCGGCGAGGCCTGCGTGTGCGACCTGACCGACGCGTTCGAGCTGTCCGGACCGACGATCTCGCACCACCTCAAGGTGCTGCGCGAAGCCGGCGTCATCACCGGCGACCGCCGCGGCACGTGGATCTACTACCGGGTGCGCACCGAGATGCTGACCGTACTGTCCGAACTACTCGTACCGGCCGAGCACGGGGTGGTGCCGGCATGA
- the arsM gene encoding arsenite methyltransferase — translation MSDQSANLRETVRASYAAAATAVTDGESASCCSDQPVEIDENFGAGLYAETERADLPAEATAASLGCGNPTAVAELNAGERVLDLGSGGGIDVLLSARRVGPTGKAYGLDMTEEMLALALDNAAQAGVSHVEFLKGSIEAIPLPANTIDVVISNCVINLSVDKPTVFAETARVLTPGGRIGISDIIADNELTPAQRAERGNYVGCIAGALSFTEYREGLRAAGFTDIDITPTHTVADRMHSAIIRAHTPAT, via the coding sequence ATGAGTGACCAATCCGCTAACCTGCGCGAGACCGTGCGGGCCAGCTACGCCGCCGCGGCCACCGCCGTCACCGACGGCGAATCCGCCAGCTGCTGTTCCGACCAGCCGGTCGAGATCGACGAGAACTTCGGCGCCGGCCTCTACGCGGAGACCGAGCGTGCCGACCTACCGGCCGAGGCCACCGCGGCCTCCCTCGGGTGCGGCAACCCCACCGCCGTGGCCGAACTGAACGCCGGAGAACGGGTGCTCGACCTCGGTTCCGGTGGCGGGATCGACGTGCTGCTCTCCGCCCGCCGCGTCGGGCCCACCGGCAAGGCCTACGGCCTGGACATGACCGAGGAAATGCTCGCCCTCGCCCTGGACAACGCCGCCCAGGCCGGCGTTTCCCACGTCGAATTTCTCAAGGGCAGCATCGAAGCCATCCCCCTGCCAGCGAACACCATCGACGTGGTCATCTCCAACTGCGTGATCAACCTGTCCGTGGACAAACCCACGGTGTTCGCCGAAACCGCCCGCGTGCTCACCCCCGGTGGACGCATCGGCATCAGCGACATCATCGCCGACAACGAGCTCACCCCCGCCCAACGCGCCGAACGCGGCAACTACGTCGGCTGCATCGCCGGCGCCCTCTCGTTCACCGAATACCGCGAGGGCCTGCGTGCCGCCGGGTTCACCGACATCGACATCACCCCGACCCACACGGTCGCCGACCGGATGCACTCCGCCATCATCCGCGCCCACACTCCGGCCACATAG
- a CDS encoding alkylmercury lyase has translation MNDTVTIELRYVPDCPLVGQARATLRSALARAETTAHVEERVGDYPSPTLAINGRDALGHPLETHECCRLDLPTEPQILDALQPPQ, from the coding sequence GTGAATGACACCGTCACCATCGAGCTCCGGTACGTGCCGGACTGCCCCCTCGTTGGCCAGGCCCGCGCAACACTGCGGTCCGCACTTGCTCGGGCCGAAACCACCGCCCACGTGGAGGAACGCGTGGGTGACTATCCCTCGCCGACACTGGCCATCAACGGCCGCGACGCGCTGGGGCACCCGCTGGAAACCCACGAGTGTTGCCGCCTCGACCTACCGACCGAGCCCCAGATCCTCGACGCGCTGCAACCACCCCAGTAG